The proteins below are encoded in one region of Leishmania mexicana MHOM/GT/2001/U1103 complete genome, chromosome 27:
- a CDS encoding DEAD-box helicase-like protein, giving the protein MSSYVSVSGLSVVGEDDALQRLLSSRDGSGSGSNALLDAMRKIQAENVFDEENVTVAPAAQSAPLAKAASKKESSASHASVEKPKANAVSLREPKKISSGMSLSPTVQLAASAIQTSSFRATNPTDIDSLPALVELVHPKLLRPLTESMKIENLTRIQKLCWAAMLDSDSDVLVRSETGSGKTLAYALPTLHRLLVECDKTPISRDVGTLIIIMCPTRELVLQVTETVTTLVRCAQFITVGGIHGGENRHKEKARLRKGIPILVTTPGRLLDHLKTTASFTVAHAQTVIMDEADRLLDMGFEKALREIMELLEKKCHHASGLKRVLVSATITDGVERLSHFALRRNIARIGETQDTFSVPTTLKQHYVMVPVKHRLSVLLSFLRSQLDAGANKIIVFVSTADSTEFLYLLASRLQSPFHKRSYEGKVITRSRGASMSTKKMVETANRHLDTGSATDEVVTFEDVSDDEREGDARLDSAAALQRAFLDANVFKLHGNMSQVDRAAVFHAFKFGTRKSRSDKSVLFCTDVAARGLDMPKIDWIVHYDPPTDPKSYVHRIGRTARIGNSGDSILFLAPDERGYAAYLTHFIHSQIQQSDSKEAAEMSERKYETFLFYLTKLDPKSNHMWMQSAAVLERAISRLAMQRDVERGEDAKESLYRVALFAYQSYLRAYAGMPKQTKSLFFSSPLHLGHAAQSFGIDKSPSEVQRELQVYIREDRALARDNRKGTVTNSRDGEGGKRKRQRVELDHEDRYHSMLTQKQRKLTRDWAEKRRKESTKIRPLQFSEFDA; this is encoded by the coding sequence ATGTCATCCTACGTTAGTGTTTCCGGCTTATCGGTGGTTGGCGAAGATGACGCCCTTCAGCGTCTCCTGTCGTCTCGTGACGGCTCTGGAAGCGGATCCAACGCCCTCTTAGACGCGATGCGCAAGATTCAAGCAGAGAACGTGTTCGACGAGGAGAATGTCACTGTCGCCCCGGCGGCACAGTCAGCCCCACTTGCGAAAGCGGCGAGCAAGAAGGAAAGTTCTGCGTCCCACGCATCTGTCGAGAAACCGAAAGCCAACGCTGTGTCTTTGCGAGAGCCAAAGAAGATCTCGTCAGGAATGTCCCTCTCACCGACTGTGCAGTTAGCGGCCTCTGCCATTCAGACCTCCAGCTTTCGCGCAACCAATCCAACCGACATCGATTCTCTCCCCGCACTTGTGGAGCTGGTGCATCCAAAACTGCTCCGCCCGTTGACGGAGTCCATGAAGATCGAGAACCTCACCCGTATCCAGAAACTGTGCTGGGCGGCAATGctcgacagcgacagcgacgtcCTGGTGCGCAGCGAGACTGGCAGCGGCAAAACGCTCGCCTacgccctccccacccttcACCGCCTTCTCGTGGAGTGCGACAAGACACCCATCTCGCGCGACGTGGGCACCCTCATCATTATCATGTGCCCGACCCGCGAGCTTGTGCTGCAGGTGACAGAGACGGTGACCACTCTTGTGCGCTGCGCGCAGTTCATCACAGTCGGAGGCATCCATGGCGGCGAGAACCGacacaaagaaaaggcgcGGCTTCGCAAAGGCATCCCCATTCTGGTGACGACGCCGGGCCGGCTGCTCGATCACCTCAAGACCACGGCTTCTTTCACCGTTGCCCACGCGCAAACGGTGATCATGGACGAGGCGGACCGTCTGCTCGACATGGGGTTTGAAAAGGCTCTGCGTGAGATTATGGAGCTGCTAGAGAAAAAGTGCCACCATGCGTCTGGTCTCAAGCGCGTTCTAGTCTCAGCAACCATCACAGACGGTGTTGAGCGACTGTCGCACTTTGCACTGCGCAGGAACATTGCCCGCATCGGCGAGACACAAGACACCTTCTCTGTCCCGACAACGTTGAAGCAGCACTACGTGATGGTGCCGGTGAAGCATCGTCTCTCCGTCCTTCTCAGCTTTCTTCGCTCCCAGCTGGATGCCGGTGCTAACAAGATCATCGTGTTTGTCTCGACGGCGGACAGTACGGAGTTCCTGTACCTGCTCGCCTCTCGTCTACAGTCCCCATTTCACAAGAGGTCGTACGAGGGCAAAGTAATCACGCGCTCGCGCGGTGCTTCCATGAGTACAAAGAAAATGGTCGAAACCGCCAACCGCCACCTCgacaccggcagcgccacggaCGAGGTGGTCACATTTGAGGATGTGAGTGACGacgagagggaaggggatgCGAGACTtgacagcgccgcggcgttaCAGCGCGCTTTTCTGGACGCTAACGTTTTCAAGCTGCACGGCAACATGTCACAGGTGGACAGGGCCGCCGTCTTTCACGCCTTCAAGTTTGGCACTCGCAAGTCCCGCAGCGACAAGAGCGTGTTGTTCTGCACGGACGTGGCTGCCCGTGGCCTCGATATGCCGAAGATTGACTGGATTGTGCATTACGACCCTCCAACAGACCCCAAAAGCTACGTGCATCGAATCGGTCGCACGGCGCGTATcggcaacagcggcgacTCGATTCTTTTTCTCGCACCGGATGAGCGTGGCTACGCGGCATACCTGACGCACTTCATCCACTCGCAGATCCAGCAGAGCGACAgcaaggaggcggcggagatgTCGGAGCGCAAGTACGAGACATTTCTCTTCTACCTTACCAAGCTGGATCCCAAGTCGAACCACATGTGGATGCAGagcgcggctgtgctggAGCGTGCCATCTCACGCCTTGCGATGCAGCGTGACGTCGAGCGTGGTGAGGACGCCAAGGAGAGTCTTTACCGCGTTGCGCTCTTCGCGTATCAGTCGTACCTGCGTGCCTACGCGGGCATGCCAAAACAAACGAagtcgctcttcttctcctccccgCTGCACCTTGGCCACGCCGCGCAGAGCTTCGGCATCGACAAGAGTCCAtcggaggtgcagcgggagCTACAAGTCTACATCCGCGAAGACCGCGCCCTTGCCCGTGACAACCGAAAGGGCACCGTTACCAACTCACGcgacggggagggaggaaaaagGAAGCGCCAGCGAGTGGAGTTGGACCACGAGGACCGCTACCACAGTATGCTCACTCAGAAGCAGCGCAAGCTGACGCGCGACTGGGCCGAGAAGAGGCGCAAAGAGAGCACCAAGATTCGGCCGCTACAGTTCTCCGAGTTCGACGCGTGA
- a CDS encoding cytochrome p450-like protein, producing the protein MAANALQSYIVAALHNAAAKLPSSVQPYAMVLAREDMASTTLATAIATAVILYTVIAVVLPVLRMDFYLSKLPTIKHGIPFLGHALLLAGPSPWSKMSNWSLYPEKNLPKKKKSVDGPKTSRLVTYNVAGMRVIYINEPRLLRRVLLTHQRNYRKALAAAYKHFMCLLGTGLVTSEDEQWKKGRLLLSHALRIDILDSVPEMAMKAVDRILLKLDAVNAKNPSVDLNEEYRHMTLQVISESALSLSAEESDRIFPALYLPIVHECNKRVWAPWRAYMPFLHGSRVRNHCLSELNKVLRDIICRRWEQRNDSKYTAKPDILALCISQIDRIDEKMIVGLIDDVKTILLAGHETSAALLTFATYEVLRHPEIRQRVLEEATRLFDPARCTRTVQTRYGPRGVPSVNDVRDLVWTPAVLRETLRRHSVVPLVMRYAAKDDVWPAEDTGLDADVRIPAGCTIAVGIEGVHNNPDVWNKPEVFDPTRFIDAEIANDTNYLNQSTKDVKFAKKIHPYAFIPFINGPRNCLGQHLSMIETQVALSYMVLNYDLTIYRDPSYKGDVAAYEDAVGRHHDFIIPQVPHDGLKVRGTPNKLFM; encoded by the coding sequence ATGGCCGCGAATGCGCTTCAAAGCTATATCGTGGCTGCGCTCCACAACGCAGCCGCGAAGTTGCCTTCCTCAGTGCAGCCGTACGCAAtggtgctggcgcgcgaGGACATGGCCTCAACCACCTTGGCAACTGCCATTGCGACGGCTGTCATTCTGTACACCGTCATCGCGGTCGTGCTACCCGTGCTGCGCATGGACTTTTATCTTTCGAAGCTGCCGACCATTAAGCACGGCATTCCATTTCTGGGGCATGCCCTGTTGCTGGCGGGCCCCTCACCGTGGTCGAAAATGTCGAACTGGAGTCTGTATCCCGAGAAGAACCTGccaaaaaagaagaagagtgTCGACGGCCCCAAGACGAGTCGTCTGGTGACCTACAACGTCGCCGGCATGCGGGTCATTTACATCAACGAGccccgcctgctgcgccgcgtcctACTCACGCACCAGCGCAACTACCGCAAAGCGCTTGCGGCAGCGTACAAACACTTCATGTGTCTCCTCGGCACCGGCCTCGTCACCTCGGAGGATGAGCAGTGGAAGAAGGGGCGCCTGCTGTTGTCGCATGCGTTGCGCATCGACATTCTGGACAGCGTCCCGGAAATGGCTATGAAGGCGGTCGACCGCATTCTGCTGAAGCTCGACGCGGTTAACGCGAAGAACCCCTCCGTGGACCTCAACGAAGAGTACCGCCACATGACACTGCAGGTGATCAGCGAGAGTGCGCTGTCACTCTCCGCTGAAGAGTCCGACCGCATCTTTCCGGCTCTCTACTTGCCTATTGTGCACGAGTGCAACAAGCGTGTGTGGGCACCGTGGCGCGCCTACATGCCATTCCTGCACGGCTCGCGCGTGCGTAACCACTGCCTCTCCGAGCTGAACAAGGTGCTGAGAGACATCATCTGTCGTCGATGGGAGCAGCGCAATGACTCCAAGTACACAGCAAAACCCGACATTCTGGCGCTGTGCATTTCGCAGATCGATCGCATCGACGAAAAGATGATTGTGGGGCTCATTGACGATGTGAAGACAATCTTGCTCGCTGGCCACGAAACGTCGGCCGCGCTGCTGACCTTTGCGACCTACGAGGTCCTGCGCCACCCTGAGATCCGCCAGAGGGTCTTGGAGGAGGCCACGCGCCTCTTCGACCCCGCCCGTTGCACGCGCACCGTGCAGACTCGCTACGGCCCTCGCGGTGTGCCGTCGGTCAATGACGTGCGTGACCTGGTGTGGACGCCTGCAGTGCTGCGCGAGACGTTGCGGCGGCACAGCGTTGTGCCGCTGGTGATGCGGTACGCAGCGAAGGACGACGTCTGGCCTGCGGAAGACACCGGCCTCGACGCCGACGTCCGCATCCCCGCTGGCTGCACGATCGCTGTTGGCATCGAGGGTGTGCACAACAATCCTGATGTGTGGAACAAGCCAGAAGTCTTCGACCCGACCCGGTTTATTGATGCTGAGATCGCCAACGATACCAACTACCTGAACCAAAGCACGAAGGATGTGAAGTTCGCCAAGAAAATACACCCATACGCATTCATTCCCTTTATCAACGGCCCCCGCAACTGCCTTGGGCAGCATCTCTCTATGATCGAGACGCAAGTCGCCTTGTCGTACATGGTGCTTAACTATGACCTAACGATTTACCGAGATCCTTCGTACAAGGGTGACGTTGCGGCATACGAGGACGCTGTCGGGCGCCACCACGACTTCATCATCCCGCAGGTTCCGCACGACGGGCTGAAAGTGCGGGGCACACCGAACAAGCTGTTCATGTAG
- a CDS encoding putative protein kinase, with amino-acid sequence MDKYEILAQIGDGTFGSVAKAVSKKTGQLVAIKKMKQKFYTWEECVKLPEVDVVRRIHGHPNVVKLREVIRENNELFFVFEYMDCDLLGVIKKAKQQGGRPASTPSTAPLIPYPLVKNYMRQMLQALVYIHKRGYFHRDMKPENLLIRKEASGDEVLKLADFGLVKEIRARPPFTDYVSTRWYRAPELLLQDRFYGAAVDVWAAGCIMAELITMRPLFPGTNEVDQLFKIMSVLGSPTEEVWAGGLRLAKKIRYVFPKVAGSGLAQALPSHIPLPALDLLRQMLVYDPKVRLTAEQCLQHPFFNVGIDECNAPSAAALDQLAVMAKRMLPGSKTAPPALKSPTMDQVAALKAARASTDASLSDTSSRKFYLLGPLKDPSLSLPKLPVALSTSPASLDTLPNISSPLRGRGALSPAGIPVLANGHQGPSLTTTLAKGKRRSQETADNLLAKKLGALKNVPTGKGKLPVSYALPAASAVHSPRAAPNLKVSASVARPYPLAPTANNRDAVASPRRHNPYKEAKTTSPTAASAAAKVEIDLDELMEEFASEMTSMGVLAQRHGSGASAELKSESYVSQPALPPDPVATLLNNSRYRRKSATSADPPLKRNNSPRTTHQLDARKVDDAASKSDLPRIDSSAPKGMSPSLKALLAKHKTSGLAFP; translated from the coding sequence ATGGACAAATATGAAATTCTCGCTCAAATCGGAGATGGCACGTTCGGCTCCGTCGCAAAGGCCGTGAGCAAGAAAACCGGCCAGCTTGTAGCCATCAAGAAGATGAAGCAGAAATTCTACACCTGGGAGGAGTGCGTCAAGCTTCCCGAGGTGGACGTTGTGCGGCGCATTCACGGCCACCCCAACGTGGTGAAGCTGCGTGAGGTAATTCGAGAGAACAACGAGCTGTTCTTCGTCTTCGAGTACATGGACTGCGATTTGCTCGGCGTCATCAAAAAGGCCAAGCAGCAGGGCGGGCGGCCAGCTAGTACACCCTCTACTGCACCGTTGATTCCGTACCCTCTTGTAAAGAACTACATGCGCCAAATGCTGCAGGCACTCGTGTACATCCACAAACGCGGCTACTTCCACCGAGACATGAAGCCGGAAAACCTTCTCATTCGGAAAGAAGCGAGCGGCGACGAGGTGCTGAAGCTGGCAGACTTCGGACTCGTCAAGGAGATCCGTGCTCGCCCCCCGTTCACCGACTACGTGTCGACGCGGTGGTACCGCGCACCagagctgctcctgcaggaTCGCTTCtacggcgctgcggtggatGTGTGGGCTGCCGGGTGTATTATGGCGGAACTCATCACCATGCGGCCACTTTTTCCAGGCACAAACGAGGTAGATCAGCTCTTCAAGATAATGTCGGTGCTTGGGTCCCCCACTGAGGAGGTGTGGGCCGGTGGACTTCGCTTGGCCAAAAAAATCCGCTACGTCTTTCCTAAAGTAGCCGGCTCCGGCCTTGCTCaagcgctgccgtcgcacaTCCCGTTGCCGGCGCTGGACTTGCTGCGTCAGATGCTCGTCTACGACCCGAAAGTGAGACTGACGGCGGAGCAATGCCTGCAGCACCCGTTCTTCAACGTCGGCATTGACGAGTGCAACGCTCcatccgctgccgctctggACCAGCTGGCGGTCATGGCAAAGCGGATGCTGCCAGGGTCGAAAACAGCACCGCCCGCGCTGAAGAGCCCCACCATGgaccaggtggcggcgctAAAGGCGGCTAGGGCCTCCACCGACGCATCGCTCTCGGACACCTCGTCACGCAAGTTCTACCTGCTCGGCCCCCTAAAGGACCCTTCCCTGTCGTTGCCAAAGCTCCCTGTTGCGTTGTCCACCTCGCCAGCGTCCCTTGACACGCTGCCGAACATTTCGTCACCTCTGCGTGGGCGCGGGGCTCTCTCACCAGCGGGGATACCAGTGCTCGCCAATGGCCACCAGGGCCCCAGCCTGACGACGACACTGGCTAAGGGAAAGCGCCGCTCGCAGGAAACAGCAGACAACTTGCTTGCGAAGAAGCTAGGAGCCTTGAAAAACGTCCCGACGGGAAAAGGGAAACTGCCGGTGTCTTACGCACTGCCGGCTGCCAGCGCTGTGCACTCACCTAGAGCGGCACCCAACCTGAAGGTCTCCGCATCCGTGGCAAGGCCATACCCCCTGGCGCCCACCGCCAACAATCGCGACGCCGTGGCGTCCCCGCGGCGCCATAACCCATACAAGGAAGCCAAGACTACTtctccgacggcggcgtccgcggcggcgaaggtAGAGATTGACTTGGACGAGCTCATGGAGGAGTTTGCGTCGGAGATGACTTCCATGGgggtgctggcgcagcgacacggcTCGGGGGCCTCGGCGGAATTGAAAAGCGAAAGCTACGTTTCCCAGCCAGCGCTTCCGCCCGATCCtgtggcgacgctgctgaaCAACAGCCGGTATAGAAGGAAATCGGCCACGAGCGCCGACCCACCGTTGAAGAGGAACAACTCGCCTCGCACCACACACCAGCTGGATGCAAGGAAAGTGGACGATGCTGCCTCAAAGAGTGACCTTCCTCGAATAGACTCCTCGGCCCCGAAAGGAATGTCACCATCGCTGAAGGCGCTGCTAGCAAAGCACAAGACGAGTGGTCTGGCGTTCCCGTAG
- a CDS encoding putative proteasome alpha 7 subunit: MAGTGSGHDQSTDVFSAEGRVFQVEYAGKAVDNSSTAVAACCKDGVVVAVEKIHTSRMLEKGSNNRIHAVDRQAGICICGLLPDGRAIISRARQEAENSRDIFATPIRGAVLANRVGEFMHVYTTHFAYRPFGCSAIIASYADDGPQLFVSDPSGTVAGYYGVALGKAKTVAKSELEKLDFSSLTCEDAVGKLVSILHDVHDKQKDKLYEVEVAWVCDKSDRKFVHVATDMVPSEASN; the protein is encoded by the coding sequence ATGGCGGGCACAGGCAGCGGTCACGATCAGTCTACGGACGTATTTTCGGCCGAAGGACGCGTGTTCCAAGTGGAGTACGCCGGCAAGGCTGtcgacaacagcagcaccgccgttgcAGCATGCTGCAAGGACGGCGTTGTCGTTGCGGTGGAAAAGATTCACACGAGCCGCATGCTGGAGAAAGGCTCGAACAACCGCATCCACGCCGTAGACCGCCAGGCCGGCATTTGCATCTGCGGTCTCCTTCCGGACGGGCGCGCGATTATCTCTCGCGCgcggcaggaggcggagaatAGTCGCGACATTTTCGCCACCCCCATCCGCGGTGCGGTGCTGGCAAACCGCGTGGGGGAGTTCATGCACGTGTACACCACACACTTTGCGTACCGCCCGTTCGGGTGCTCGGCCATCATTGCGTCGTATGCTGATGACGGACCGCAGCTGTTCGTTAGTGATCCCAGTGGCACGGTGGCCGGGTACTACGGTGTTGCGCTCGGCAAGGCCAAGACAGTGGCAAAGAGcgagctggagaagctggACTTTTCCAGCCTCACTTGCGAGGATGCGGTAGGGAAGCTGGTCAGCATCCTTCACGATGTGCACGACAAGCAGAAGGACAAGCTTTACGAGGTGGAAGTTGCGTGGGTCTGCGACAAGTCGGATCGCAAGTTCGTCCACGTCGCGACTGACATGGTTCCGTCGGAAGCGTCGAACTGA